In the genome of Myxococcus stipitatus, one region contains:
- a CDS encoding sigma-70 family RNA polymerase sigma factor, which produces MATDDLTLVKRVRSGDQRAFKLLVERYQRKVYAVALGMLKDKEEAMDVSQEAFVKVYKYLDHFKGDSSFYTWLYRITVNVCIDVLRKRGGGGEAVEFDESQAMDLSEARIGALGSRLGTNPQKSALRRELAEKIQEALGTVPEKHRAILLLREIEGMSYEDLARTLDIPKGTVMSRLFHARAKVQKILSEYLELDEAKSGVGGE; this is translated from the coding sequence TTGGCCACCGACGACCTCACACTCGTCAAGCGCGTCCGGAGCGGCGACCAGCGCGCGTTCAAGCTTCTCGTCGAGCGTTACCAGCGCAAGGTGTACGCGGTCGCGCTCGGCATGCTCAAGGACAAGGAAGAAGCGATGGACGTCTCCCAGGAGGCGTTCGTCAAGGTCTACAAGTACCTGGACCACTTCAAGGGCGACTCGTCCTTCTACACCTGGCTCTACCGAATCACGGTGAACGTCTGCATCGACGTGCTGCGCAAGCGCGGCGGCGGCGGTGAGGCCGTCGAGTTCGACGAGAGCCAGGCCATGGACCTGTCCGAGGCGCGCATCGGCGCGCTGGGCAGCCGCCTGGGCACCAACCCCCAGAAGAGCGCGCTGCGGCGGGAGCTGGCGGAGAAGATTCAGGAGGCCCTGGGCACCGTGCCGGAGAAGCACCGCGCCATCCTCCTGCTCCGGGAGATCGAAGGCATGTCCTACGAGGACCTGGCCCGCACGCTCGATATTCCCAAGGGCACGGTGATGAGCCGCCTCTTCCATGCCCGGGCCAAGGTCCAGAAAATCCTCAGTGAGTACCTGGAGTTGGACGAAGCCAAGAGTGGGGTGGGTGGCGAATGA
- a CDS encoding Immediate early protein ICP0 — protein sequence MSTTSRIAAGFGQLARLLVHSGKGALPPKGPKSSEGGLPPPRDGFRTQPSVPQQHPSLGGQERAPVRKVAELIPPGLEKVATQVELGQRFGSDAALLAAHLKPSQLPSTERATRLWTFFAAYAQAAAAQPPQKEAQAAFRDALKGQGFAELRDARTGQDGVTQGLWVLSARTPEEARERVASVRLEPPPEVLHSEAALRKEGAGEQAAASTQRGTEALRGGPVTPQARGADGPSTEVDEALDGAHSRRTNRRLGPMMLWNVLHGFREGREDEAVTQGQWDRAAFGAMLALAAIALIVVALVSL from the coding sequence ATGTCCACGACCTCGCGAATCGCGGCGGGCTTTGGCCAGCTGGCCCGGCTCCTCGTCCACTCGGGAAAGGGCGCACTCCCCCCGAAAGGCCCCAAGTCCTCGGAAGGGGGGCTGCCTCCGCCCCGCGACGGCTTCCGCACGCAGCCCTCCGTGCCCCAGCAGCACCCGTCCCTGGGCGGACAGGAGCGGGCCCCGGTGCGGAAGGTCGCGGAGCTGATTCCTCCGGGGCTGGAGAAGGTGGCGACGCAGGTGGAGCTGGGCCAGCGCTTCGGCTCCGACGCGGCGCTCCTCGCCGCGCACCTGAAGCCCTCGCAGCTGCCCAGCACCGAGCGCGCCACCCGCCTGTGGACCTTCTTCGCCGCCTACGCCCAGGCCGCCGCGGCCCAGCCCCCCCAGAAGGAGGCCCAGGCCGCCTTCCGCGACGCCCTCAAGGGCCAGGGCTTCGCCGAGCTGCGCGACGCACGCACCGGGCAGGACGGCGTGACGCAGGGGCTGTGGGTGCTCTCCGCCCGGACGCCCGAGGAGGCCCGCGAGCGCGTGGCCAGCGTCCGGCTGGAGCCGCCCCCCGAGGTGCTCCACTCGGAGGCCGCCCTTCGCAAGGAGGGAGCAGGCGAGCAGGCAGCCGCATCCACGCAGCGCGGCACGGAGGCGCTTCGCGGAGGGCCCGTCACGCCTCAGGCGCGCGGGGCCGACGGGCCGTCGACCGAGGTCGACGAGGCGCTCGACGGGGCGCACTCCCGCCGGACGAACCGCCGGCTGGGGCCGATGATGCTGTGGAACGTGCTGCACGGCTTCCGGGAGGGCCGGGAGGATGAAGCCGTGACGCAGGGCCAGTGGGACAGGGCGGCCTTCGGCGCCATGCTGGCCCTGGCGGCCATCGCCCTGATTGTCGTGGCGCTCGTGAGCCTCTAG
- the hemF gene encoding oxygen-dependent coproporphyrinogen oxidase has product MTKVDVEGMKERMAAFTQSLQDDICQALERLDGSSRFREDAWQRPGGGGGRTRVLEDGAVLEKAGVNTSVVFGELEEQFAKKLQGEGRSFWAGGISLVLHPRNPHVPTVHANYRFIHQGGKAWFGGGADLTPYYLYEEDAAHFHRVHKAACDAHDAAYYPRFKAACDQYFHVRHREETRGVGGIFFENMGGELEREFDFVRDCGKAFLDAYLPIAERRKDTPVTEAQRFWQEVRRGRYVEFNLVYDRGTVFGLETRGRTESILMSLPPQTRWRYDHHPEPGSWEARLVEVLRQPRDWASWTPPRG; this is encoded by the coding sequence ATGACGAAGGTGGACGTGGAGGGCATGAAGGAGCGGATGGCCGCTTTCACCCAGTCCCTGCAGGACGACATCTGCCAGGCACTGGAGCGGCTGGACGGCTCGTCGCGCTTTCGCGAGGACGCCTGGCAGCGCCCCGGCGGTGGGGGTGGACGCACGCGGGTGCTGGAGGATGGCGCCGTGCTGGAGAAGGCGGGCGTCAACACGTCGGTGGTGTTCGGTGAGCTGGAGGAGCAGTTCGCCAAGAAGCTCCAGGGCGAGGGGCGCTCGTTCTGGGCGGGCGGCATCTCCCTGGTGCTGCACCCGCGCAACCCGCATGTGCCCACCGTGCACGCCAACTACCGCTTCATCCACCAGGGCGGGAAGGCGTGGTTCGGCGGCGGCGCGGACCTGACGCCGTACTACCTCTACGAGGAGGATGCGGCGCACTTCCACCGCGTGCACAAGGCCGCGTGCGACGCGCACGACGCGGCGTACTACCCGCGCTTCAAGGCGGCGTGTGACCAGTACTTCCACGTGCGCCACCGCGAGGAGACGCGCGGCGTGGGCGGCATCTTCTTCGAGAACATGGGGGGCGAGCTGGAGCGCGAGTTCGACTTCGTGCGCGACTGCGGCAAGGCCTTCCTGGACGCGTACCTGCCCATCGCCGAGCGCCGCAAGGACACGCCCGTCACCGAGGCCCAGCGCTTCTGGCAGGAGGTGCGGCGCGGGCGCTACGTGGAGTTCAACCTCGTCTATGACCGGGGCACCGTCTTCGGCCTGGAGACGCGCGGGCGCACCGAGTCCATCCTCATGTCGCTGCCGCCCCAGACGCGCTGGCGCTACGACCACCACCCGGAGCCCGGAAGCTGGGAGGCCCGGCTGGTGGAGGTGCTGCGCCAGCCGCGCGACTGGGCGTCCTGGACGCCTCCCCGAGGCTGA
- a CDS encoding DUF3467 domain-containing protein, with the protein MADTPKPPDMQLQIQIDEDVANGQYANMALVNHTDTEFTLDFIYVQPQQLRAKVRSRIITSPKHMKRLMMAMQDNLQRYEAKFGPITVREDDGGMH; encoded by the coding sequence ATGGCGGACACTCCGAAGCCCCCGGACATGCAGTTGCAGATTCAAATCGACGAGGACGTCGCCAATGGTCAGTACGCCAACATGGCCCTCGTGAACCACACGGACACGGAATTCACCCTGGACTTCATCTACGTCCAGCCGCAGCAGCTGCGCGCCAAGGTGCGCTCGCGCATCATCACCAGCCCCAAGCACATGAAGCGGCTGATGATGGCCATGCAGGACAACCTCCAGCGCTACGAGGCGAAGTTCGGCCCCATCACCGTGCGCGAGGACGACGGCGGGATGCACTGA
- a CDS encoding alpha/beta hydrolase, producing MDEEKTGAFELGRGPDACLVLHGFTGSPWDVRPLGEALAARGMRVVAPLLPGHGATPQALLGVTWRDWRDEARRALDLLRGHRQVFVAGLSMGALLAVGLAADAPARVRGLVLAAPALRFRGARMQVIRQLSRTPLLEWVHPWVAKSSTDISDPAILATAPILSGFPVARLRDVVTLQDAAARSAARVRCPVLIAVAEQDHVVDPRGGLELARRLKASPCVRVISLQRGFHIIPRDTDGPRLAREACDFLTHVCNFGEWEPQSAGT from the coding sequence ATGGATGAGGAGAAGACAGGGGCGTTCGAGCTGGGACGAGGTCCCGACGCGTGCCTGGTGCTGCACGGCTTCACCGGCAGTCCCTGGGATGTGCGGCCGTTGGGCGAGGCCCTGGCCGCGCGAGGGATGCGCGTCGTCGCCCCGCTCCTGCCGGGCCATGGCGCCACGCCCCAGGCGCTGCTGGGTGTCACCTGGCGCGACTGGCGGGACGAGGCCCGGCGCGCGCTCGACCTGCTGCGGGGTCACCGGCAGGTCTTCGTCGCGGGGCTGTCCATGGGCGCGCTGCTGGCGGTGGGCCTGGCCGCGGATGCGCCAGCGCGGGTGCGCGGACTGGTGCTCGCCGCGCCGGCCCTGCGCTTTCGCGGGGCGCGCATGCAGGTCATCCGTCAGCTGTCTCGCACGCCGCTGCTGGAGTGGGTGCACCCGTGGGTGGCGAAGTCGAGCACGGACATCTCGGACCCCGCCATCCTGGCCACGGCGCCCATCCTCTCCGGGTTCCCGGTGGCGCGGCTCCGGGACGTCGTCACCTTGCAGGACGCCGCGGCCCGGAGCGCCGCGCGCGTGCGGTGCCCCGTCCTCATCGCCGTGGCGGAGCAGGACCACGTCGTGGACCCACGAGGAGGACTCGAGCTGGCGCGGCGGCTCAAGGCGTCGCCGTGCGTGCGCGTCATCTCGCTCCAGCGCGGCTTCCACATCATCCCGCGCGACACGGACGGGCCGCGGCTCGCGAGGGAGGCCTGCGACTTCCTGACGCACGTCTGTAACTTTGGAGAATGGGAGCCACAATCCGCGGGCACCTGA
- a CDS encoding ABC transporter ATP-binding protein, whose translation MPSSDMPPLVEIRDVTKSYAEGDTSREVLSGVKLELRRGEFVVLLGRSGSGKSTLLNLISGIDLPTRGEVVIDGKNLGAMSERERTLLRRERVGFIFQAFNLLPTLTVEENVRLPVELNGLAASEAGARARELLERVGLAARAGSFPDRLSGGEQQRVAVARALAHAPPLLLADEPTGNLDEATGRQVLDLLEGLTRQGNACALVVTHEPGLVARADRVLEMTNGRLVEREAPKRAPR comes from the coding sequence ATGCCCTCGTCCGACATGCCCCCGCTCGTCGAGATTCGCGATGTCACCAAGTCCTACGCGGAGGGCGACACCTCGCGAGAGGTCCTCTCCGGGGTGAAGCTGGAGCTGCGCCGAGGTGAGTTCGTGGTGCTGCTGGGGCGCAGCGGCTCCGGCAAGTCCACGCTGCTCAACCTCATCAGCGGCATCGACCTGCCCACGCGCGGCGAGGTGGTCATCGACGGGAAGAACCTGGGCGCGATGAGCGAGCGCGAGCGCACGCTGCTGCGCCGCGAGCGCGTGGGGTTCATCTTCCAGGCGTTCAACCTGCTGCCCACGTTGACGGTGGAGGAGAACGTGCGGCTGCCGGTGGAGCTCAACGGGCTCGCGGCCTCGGAGGCGGGAGCCCGCGCGCGCGAGCTGCTGGAGCGGGTGGGCCTGGCCGCTCGCGCGGGCAGCTTCCCGGACCGGCTGTCGGGCGGAGAGCAGCAGCGCGTGGCGGTGGCTCGGGCGCTGGCGCATGCGCCGCCCCTGCTGTTGGCGGATGAGCCCACGGGCAACCTGGATGAAGCCACGGGGCGACAGGTGCTGGACCTGCTGGAGGGGCTCACGCGGCAAGGCAATGCCTGTGCGCTCGTCGTCACCCATGAGCCGGGGCTGGTGGCGCGAGCGGACCGGGTGCTGGAGATGACGAACGGGCGGCTGGTGGAGCGCGAGGCACCGAAGAGGGCGCCGCGATGA
- a CDS encoding ABC transporter permease, translating to MKGLLVRASLRHLGRHPWLTALSLVGIALGVAVVVSIDLASGSAMRAFERSTDAVAGRATHQLLGGTSGLPERVYRDLRVRPDAPVSAPVVEGYAQATVGDRRTLTLLGMDPFAEAPFRDFSSGASGDVSTLLTEPGTVLLSARAARALGVGVGDMLPVRVAGRDAKLRIMSLIAPANEDTARAVESLALMDLSTAQELLAQEGRLTRVDLILPGGDAQAEQLRATLPPGTELVRASARTGTLEQMTRAFRTNLTALSLLALVVGMFLIYNTMTFSVVQRRGLLGRLRAVGITRRELFALVLGEALVLGVVGTVAGLLLGIILGRGLVGLITQTLNDLYFVVSVRRLVLEPLTLAKGLGLGLGATVLAALVPAWEAARSAPVTTLRRSTLEDVSRTRAPKLALMGLALLASGVGMLNWPTHALLPAYVGLFGVLLGAALLVPWLTERLSLLAAVPLGLSFGLLGRMAARSVRTSLSRTAVALAALMVAVATTVGVGLMVSSFRGTVMSWLEASLLADVYISPATMVARRESASLTPGLAEHLRATPGIAGSSSLRLTHVQVNGRLTDLSAVDLSHTTARPYRFKQGDDASVWRELESSTDALIVSEPLSFHRGVKVGDTVQLATDRGLHAFRVVGVYFDYGSDVGTVLMPRATYDRWFDDRGVSGVALYAAPGQDLDALLASVRERAGDTQALLIRSNRSLRQMSMEVFDRTFTITQVLRLLAICVAFVGVLSALMSLQLERARELAVLRAMGLTPGQLWGLVSLQTGLLGLLAGLFSLPLGVGLAYILVHVINQRSFGWTLRLAVSPETLGQALLLALVAAALAGLYPAWKMARANPALALREE from the coding sequence ATGAAAGGCCTCCTGGTCCGCGCAAGCCTTCGCCACCTGGGTCGACACCCGTGGCTGACGGCGCTGTCGCTCGTGGGGATTGCGCTGGGTGTGGCGGTGGTCGTGTCCATCGACCTGGCGAGCGGCAGCGCGATGCGTGCGTTCGAGCGCTCCACCGACGCGGTCGCGGGGCGCGCCACGCATCAACTGCTGGGGGGCACCTCGGGACTTCCCGAGCGCGTGTATCGAGACCTGCGCGTGCGGCCGGATGCCCCCGTGTCCGCGCCCGTGGTGGAGGGCTACGCGCAAGCGACGGTGGGCGACCGACGCACGCTCACCCTGCTGGGAATGGACCCCTTCGCGGAGGCGCCCTTCCGGGACTTCTCGAGCGGCGCCTCGGGCGATGTGAGCACGCTGCTCACCGAGCCGGGCACCGTGCTCCTCAGCGCACGCGCGGCCCGAGCGCTGGGCGTGGGCGTCGGCGACATGTTGCCGGTGCGCGTCGCCGGACGCGACGCGAAGCTCCGCATCATGTCCCTGATTGCCCCCGCGAACGAGGACACCGCGCGAGCGGTGGAGTCCCTCGCGCTGATGGACCTCTCCACCGCGCAGGAGCTGCTCGCGCAGGAGGGGCGGCTCACGCGCGTGGACCTCATCCTCCCCGGCGGCGATGCACAGGCGGAGCAACTCCGCGCGACGCTGCCTCCTGGAACGGAGCTCGTCCGAGCCTCCGCGCGAACCGGCACCCTGGAGCAGATGACGCGGGCGTTCCGCACCAACCTCACCGCGCTCTCGCTGCTGGCGCTCGTGGTGGGCATGTTCCTCATCTACAACACCATGACGTTCTCCGTGGTGCAGCGACGCGGACTCCTCGGTCGACTGCGCGCGGTGGGCATCACCCGTCGGGAGCTGTTCGCGCTCGTGCTCGGTGAAGCCCTGGTGCTGGGCGTGGTGGGCACGGTGGCGGGGCTGCTGCTCGGCATCATCCTGGGCCGAGGGCTCGTCGGCCTCATCACCCAGACGCTCAATGACCTCTACTTCGTGGTGAGCGTGCGCAGGCTGGTGCTGGAGCCGCTCACGCTGGCGAAGGGGCTGGGCCTGGGCCTGGGCGCCACGGTGCTCGCGGCGCTGGTGCCCGCGTGGGAGGCCGCGCGCTCGGCGCCGGTGACGACGCTGCGCCGGTCGACGCTCGAGGATGTCTCACGCACCCGCGCGCCCAAGCTCGCGCTGATGGGGCTGGCCCTGCTGGCCTCGGGCGTGGGGATGTTGAACTGGCCCACGCACGCGCTGCTCCCCGCCTACGTGGGACTCTTCGGTGTCCTGCTGGGCGCGGCGCTCCTGGTGCCCTGGCTGACGGAGCGGCTGTCGCTCCTCGCCGCCGTCCCGCTGGGCCTCTCCTTCGGACTCCTGGGGCGCATGGCCGCGCGAAGCGTGCGGACCAGCCTGAGCCGCACCGCCGTGGCGCTGGCCGCGCTGATGGTCGCGGTCGCGACGACGGTGGGCGTGGGGCTGATGGTGTCCAGCTTCCGAGGCACCGTGATGTCCTGGCTGGAAGCCTCCCTCCTCGCGGACGTGTACATCTCTCCGGCCACGATGGTCGCCCGGCGGGAGTCCGCGTCGCTGACACCCGGGCTCGCCGAACACCTGCGCGCCACGCCGGGCATCGCAGGCAGCAGCTCCCTGCGGTTGACGCATGTCCAGGTGAATGGACGGCTCACGGACTTGTCCGCGGTGGACTTGAGCCACACGACGGCGCGGCCCTATCGCTTCAAGCAAGGGGATGACGCCTCCGTGTGGCGTGAGCTGGAGTCGTCCACGGATGCCCTCATCGTCTCGGAGCCGCTCTCCTTCCACCGCGGCGTGAAGGTCGGCGACACGGTGCAGCTGGCCACGGACCGAGGGCTCCACGCCTTCCGCGTCGTCGGCGTGTACTTCGACTACGGCTCCGACGTGGGCACCGTCCTGATGCCTCGCGCCACCTATGACCGGTGGTTCGACGACCGGGGCGTGAGCGGCGTGGCGCTGTACGCGGCCCCGGGGCAGGACCTGGACGCGCTCCTCGCCTCGGTGCGTGAGCGCGCGGGAGACACACAAGCGCTCCTCATCCGCTCCAACCGCTCCCTGCGGCAGATGTCGATGGAGGTGTTCGACCGCACCTTCACGATTACGCAGGTGCTCCGGCTGCTCGCCATCTGCGTGGCCTTCGTCGGCGTCCTGAGCGCGCTGATGTCCCTGCAGCTGGAGCGGGCCCGAGAGCTCGCGGTGCTGCGCGCCATGGGGCTGACGCCCGGACAGCTCTGGGGCCTGGTGTCGCTCCAGACAGGACTCCTGGGACTGCTCGCCGGGCTGTTCTCCCTGCCGCTGGGCGTGGGGCTCGCGTACATCCTGGTGCACGTCATCAACCAGCGCTCCTTCGGCTGGACGCTGCGGCTCGCCGTGTCGCCCGAGACACTGGGGCAGGCCTTGCTGCTCGCGTTGGTGGCTGCCGCGCTGGCGGGGCTCTATCCCGCGTGGAAGATGGCGCGCGCCAATCCCGCGCTCGCGTTGAGGGAGGAGTGA
- a CDS encoding lipocalin-like domain-containing protein, with translation MSTSNGRGLVIGAGVALSALAIAAWLVTRETQPPALNRGGTLTVARAMGSGTRGMEGYARAFEPRTFHFPEDHGPHPEFRTEWWYWTGNLETSDGRAFGYQFTLFRNALTPDAPARASAWGARQVYLGHFTVTDVSAGKFHASERYSREALELAGAAAQPFKVWLEDWEATSVGEGMWPVRLRARTKDVTLELLLEPGKTPVLEGDRGLSQKSAEPGNASYYYSMTRMPSQGTVTVEGQTYAVTGESWMDREWSTSALGKGQVGWDWFSLQLSDGSELMYYQLRHEDGTVDAFSSGTWVPPVSAADSAPLHLKREDVELTVLDTWKSPRGGVYPSRWKLRVAKLGLELTATPKVSDQELVVSVRYWEGAVSLDGTREGQPVKGRGYVELTGYADTGASARGPGTRARGTPETQGRPSPDTTRP, from the coding sequence ATGAGCACCAGCAACGGCCGAGGACTCGTCATCGGAGCCGGGGTCGCGCTGTCGGCGCTGGCCATCGCGGCCTGGCTCGTCACGCGGGAGACCCAGCCGCCCGCGCTCAACCGGGGAGGCACCCTCACGGTGGCCCGGGCCATGGGCAGCGGCACGCGGGGCATGGAGGGCTACGCACGAGCCTTCGAGCCACGCACGTTCCACTTCCCCGAGGACCACGGCCCCCATCCCGAGTTCCGCACCGAGTGGTGGTACTGGACCGGAAACCTCGAGACATCCGACGGGCGTGCGTTCGGATATCAGTTCACCTTGTTCCGCAACGCGCTGACGCCCGACGCGCCCGCGCGCGCCTCGGCCTGGGGAGCGCGACAGGTGTACCTGGGTCACTTCACGGTGACGGATGTCTCCGCGGGGAAGTTCCACGCCTCGGAGCGCTACAGCCGGGAGGCCCTGGAGCTGGCGGGCGCCGCCGCGCAGCCGTTCAAGGTGTGGCTGGAGGACTGGGAGGCCACGAGCGTCGGCGAAGGCATGTGGCCCGTGCGGCTGCGCGCCCGGACGAAGGACGTCACGCTGGAGCTGCTGCTGGAGCCCGGCAAGACGCCCGTGCTCGAAGGCGACCGGGGCCTGAGCCAGAAGAGCGCGGAGCCGGGCAACGCGTCCTACTACTACTCGATGACCCGCATGCCCTCACAAGGCACGGTGACGGTGGAGGGTCAGACGTACGCGGTGACGGGCGAGAGCTGGATGGACCGCGAGTGGAGCACCAGCGCGCTGGGCAAGGGACAGGTGGGCTGGGATTGGTTCTCGCTCCAGCTCTCGGATGGAAGCGAGCTGATGTACTACCAGCTCCGTCACGAGGACGGGACGGTGGATGCGTTCAGCTCGGGCACGTGGGTGCCTCCCGTGAGCGCCGCGGACAGCGCGCCGCTGCACCTGAAGCGCGAGGACGTGGAGCTCACGGTGCTCGACACCTGGAAGAGTCCTCGCGGCGGTGTGTATCCCTCCCGCTGGAAGCTGCGCGTGGCGAAGCTGGGCCTGGAGCTCACCGCGACACCCAAGGTCTCCGACCAGGAGCTGGTGGTGAGCGTGCGCTACTGGGAGGGCGCGGTGAGCCTGGACGGCACCCGCGAGGGCCAGCCCGTGAAGGGCCGAGGCTACGTGGAGCTGACGGGCTACGCGGACACCGGCGCCTCCGCGCGAGGACCCGGTACCCGCGCCCGAGGGACTCCGGAGACACAAGGCCGCCCCTCGCCCGACACGACGCGCCCCTGA
- the glpK gene encoding glycerol kinase GlpK, with translation MPKAKYVLALDQGTTGTHVSILDSKLKVVGRSYKEFTQHFPKPSWVEHDLDEIWSTSEWCIARALKDAGLHGRDISAVGITNQRETTGLWSRDSGKPLHRAIVWQDRRTSEMCRRLKERGVEPRVRDITGLVVDPYFSGTKLTWLFEHLKGARVRAERGDICFGTIDTWLVYKLTGGTAHVTDVSNASRTMLMDLKTLQWSDEMRSLLSVPGACLPQIRGSAEVYGTTRGMRSLPDGVPVAGMAGDQQAALFGQACFEPGESKCTYGTGAFLLMNTGTELVRSSAGLLTTVAWRLGGTGTATYALEGSSFIAGAAVQWLRDGLKVIKRAPDIEALAASVKDSGDVVFVPALAGLGAPHWRPEARGLFAGMDRSTTVAHMARAVLEGIALQIHDLAEAMRRDSGRAIPVFKADGGAAANNLLMQYQADLLGVPVVRPRNLETTSLGAAFLGGLGAGVWDSPDAIRRAWKADKVFKPKMKADARERHLSKWKRAVERA, from the coding sequence ATGCCGAAGGCGAAGTACGTCCTGGCCCTGGACCAGGGCACCACTGGCACCCACGTCTCCATCCTCGACTCGAAGCTCAAGGTGGTGGGCCGCTCCTACAAGGAGTTCACCCAGCACTTTCCCAAGCCGTCCTGGGTGGAGCACGACCTGGATGAAATCTGGAGCACGAGCGAGTGGTGTATCGCCCGCGCGCTGAAGGACGCGGGGCTGCACGGCCGGGACATCTCCGCGGTGGGCATCACCAACCAGCGCGAGACGACGGGCCTGTGGTCTCGGGACAGCGGCAAGCCGCTGCACCGCGCCATCGTCTGGCAGGACCGGCGCACGTCGGAGATGTGCCGCCGGCTCAAGGAGCGTGGCGTGGAGCCTCGCGTGCGGGACATCACCGGGCTGGTGGTGGACCCGTACTTCTCCGGCACCAAGCTCACCTGGCTCTTCGAGCACCTGAAGGGCGCTCGCGTGCGCGCCGAGCGGGGCGACATCTGCTTTGGAACCATCGACACGTGGCTCGTCTACAAGCTCACGGGCGGCACGGCCCACGTCACCGACGTGTCCAATGCCAGCCGCACGATGTTGATGGATTTGAAGACGCTGCAGTGGAGCGACGAGATGCGCTCGCTCCTGTCGGTGCCGGGGGCGTGCCTGCCGCAGATTCGCGGCTCGGCGGAGGTGTACGGTACGACGCGCGGCATGCGCAGCCTGCCGGACGGTGTCCCCGTCGCGGGCATGGCGGGTGACCAGCAGGCGGCCCTCTTCGGCCAGGCGTGCTTCGAGCCCGGCGAGTCCAAGTGCACGTACGGCACGGGGGCCTTCCTGCTGATGAACACGGGCACGGAGCTGGTGCGCTCGTCGGCGGGATTGCTGACCACGGTGGCGTGGCGGCTGGGCGGCACGGGGACCGCCACGTATGCGCTGGAGGGCAGCAGCTTCATCGCGGGGGCCGCGGTGCAGTGGTTGCGCGATGGCCTCAAGGTCATCAAGCGCGCGCCGGATATCGAGGCGCTCGCCGCGAGTGTGAAGGACTCGGGTGACGTGGTGTTCGTCCCGGCGCTCGCGGGCCTGGGTGCGCCGCACTGGCGTCCCGAGGCGCGGGGCTTGTTCGCGGGCATGGACCGCTCGACGACGGTGGCGCACATGGCGCGCGCGGTGCTGGAGGGCATCGCGTTGCAGATTCACGACCTGGCGGAGGCGATGCGCCGCGACAGTGGACGCGCCATCCCCGTGTTCAAGGCGGACGGCGGTGCGGCGGCCAACAACCTGCTGATGCAGTACCAGGCGGACCTGCTGGGTGTCCCCGTGGTGCGCCCGCGCAACCTGGAGACGACCAGCCTGGGCGCGGCGTTCCTCGGTGGCCTGGGCGCGGGCGTCTGGGACAGCCCGGACGCCATCCGTCGCGCGTGGAAGGCGGACAAGGTCTTCAAGCCGAAGATGAAGGCCGATGCGCGCGAGCGGCACCTGAGCAAGTGGAAGCGCGCGGTGGAGCGAGCGTAG
- a CDS encoding 4a-hydroxytetrahydrobiopterin dehydratase: protein MATQLTQLTPEALQSFLAQHPEWKHEGGMIRRTFEAPSFLAGIAFVERVAHAAERADHHPDIDIRWRKVTLALVTHDAGGLTSRDTSLAAEADRLFNEVTPQK from the coding sequence ATGGCCACCCAGCTCACCCAGCTCACTCCCGAGGCGCTTCAGTCCTTCCTCGCCCAGCATCCCGAGTGGAAGCATGAAGGCGGGATGATTCGCCGCACCTTCGAGGCCCCGTCCTTCCTCGCGGGCATCGCCTTCGTCGAGCGCGTGGCCCACGCCGCCGAGCGCGCCGACCACCACCCGGACATCGACATCCGCTGGCGCAAGGTGACCCTCGCCCTCGTCACCCACGACGCCGGGGGCCTCACCTCGCGCGACACCTCGCTCGCCGCGGAAGCCGACCGCCTCTTCAACGAGGTCACCCCCCAGAAGTGA
- a CDS encoding cell envelope biogenesis protein TolA — protein MIHETINSEVTDVMAPSDLGLASTVSASTRKSPSRKRRAAKKGARRTGARAKKTSSRRSSARKTSARGKTTARKASRKKVAAGGARRGARKATTRRAAAAGRTARKGASRKTTARGGARKGARKSTRRTTRR, from the coding sequence ATGATTCACGAGACCATCAATTCGGAAGTCACTGACGTCATGGCCCCCTCGGACCTGGGATTGGCCTCCACCGTGTCAGCTTCGACGCGCAAGTCGCCCTCACGAAAGCGCCGCGCCGCGAAGAAGGGCGCTCGCCGCACCGGCGCTCGCGCGAAGAAGACGTCCTCCCGCCGTTCCTCCGCCCGGAAGACCTCGGCTCGGGGCAAGACCACCGCTCGCAAGGCGTCCCGGAAGAAGGTCGCCGCCGGTGGTGCCCGACGGGGCGCTCGCAAGGCCACCACGCGGCGGGCCGCGGCGGCGGGGCGCACCGCTCGCAAGGGCGCCAGCCGCAAGACCACCGCACGCGGTGGTGCTCGCAAGGGGGCTCGGAAGAGCACTCGCCGCACGACGCGCCGCTGA